Part of the Qipengyuania sp. SS22 genome, GCGGCCCGCCAGCGACAGTCCCTCAGCGAGGCTCGCGGCGTATTCGAGATCGCCTTGCAAATCGAAAGCGGTCTGCGCATCGGCCAGCGCCAGATCGTATTCGCCCATGGCGTTGTAGACCCCGCCGCGTAGCACATACAAATCTGCGCTGCCTTCCAGATCGATGGCGCGATCGAACTCGACAATCGCCTCCTCGTAATCGCGCGCGAAAGTCAACATGGTTCCGCGAAAGGTATGAAATACCGCCAAATCGGCCTTGAGTTCAGTCAATGCCGACGCGCCCTCGATATGCGGCTGGAGCCGTCGGGCGATGACCTTGTCGTCGAGCTCCCAATGCCGCTTGGGATTTTCGATGCGCAACACCGGATCCCCACTGGCGATCCGGCGAATCGCACGTCGCGCATCGCCGAGTTCGGCGGCGGGAATTTCGGCGGGAATAAACGATGTCGAATCGCGAAATTCGAAAGTCCCCTCGGCAAGGCTGCTGGCGCGCTTGAAACGCACCCCCGCAGCAAGCTCGTCGAGTGCCTCGACACCGGTAAGCTGAACCACATCGCTGCCTTCGGGCAGGCGGTAGGTCCAGTGTTCCTCCATCGTCACCGGACCGCCGGTTCGATAGGGAATATCGCGCCACGCGGAGCGTGCACGATCGGGCTGGAAGCTCCAGTTGGTGGTCGCCCCGGTGACGTAATAGCTGGCCACGCCGCGATCGAATTCGAACTGGTCGAAGGTCATGCCCTTGGCCACCAGCCGCGCAATCCCGGCCTCGTCATCATAGGTAATGCGCGCGTCGTAAACGAGGCCGCCGATGATGTCTTCGAGATACTTGGTCACAGCCCCGACCACGATCATGGGATCGTCCTGTGCTGCCTCCGCGCGCCAACGCGCACCCATCGATCCGCGCAATTCGACATCGGCCGTATAAAGCACGGGCATGTCGACCCCGGCCGACATGTCATAGGTCATTTTCAGCACCCGGTCGGACGTTTGCGGCCAGCGCTGCGCGACCGGGATCAGGTCGGCGCCTTCGCTGCGGATCGGCAGTGCCCAGCCGAAGTCGGGCACTTCGTCGATCGTCGCCAGCCGCGTGCCGGCATTGGTCCCGTCGAGCCAATAGTCCTTGCCGGCGATGTGCGCGCGGACAATCATGTGGTCGAAGGCACCGGGGATTGGCTGCGAAATCGCCACCGCATCGCCATTGTCGCTATCGACCAGCACCGCTTCGGCCTCGATCCCCATCGCGCGCAGCATGGCCAGCAGCAGCAGGCTCTTGGCCTTGCAGTCGCCATAGCGATTCGCCCACGTCAATTCGGGCGCCTGCGGCAGGTAATTGCCCCCGTCCATCCCGTTGAGCAGGTAGCTGACCTCGTCCTGCACCATGCGCAGTGCCAACGCCGCGCGTTCGAGCGGTACGTCGGTGGCCTGTTCGATGCGCGCCACCTCGCGGGCGATCGCGCTGTCGGACGCAATCGTGCCTTCGGTCGTGTAATAACGGCTCATCGACTGCGAGACGTGGGCCCAATCGGTGAAGCTGCCGACCTGGATTTGCGGCATCACCTTGAAGCGGCTCGGCGCATCCTCGGGCATGGGGTCGGGCTCGGCCACCGGGAGGTTGAAATCGAGCACGGTAAACCCGCTCTCGTTCCAGCTTTTGGGCGCAGCGACATCGCCCAGCGTCTTCCACTGTATCGGCGCAGATTCGGGCCATGACAGCCGCAGGCGTCCCAATCCGATCTTGGTCGGCTCGGCAACGATTCCTTCAGCAAACTGCATTTCGCCCGCCAGCGCCTGGTCGCGCAGGCTGCTCGACGACGTGACGCGCAGCACATCGCCGATCTTCAGTCCGGGAATGGCAAAGGCGGCTGTCAGTACACCATCGACCGAGCGCCGCTCGAGTTCGCGTTCGCGGCGCAGGATTTCGGGCCGCAGCCCCCCCGCGAGGAGATCGATGGCTTCCCCATCGCGCAGGATCTCGAGCCGGTGCACTGCCAGATCGCCCTTGTCGGGCAACCAGGCCAGCTGGATCGTTCCCATCTGCTGCAACGCCTGCGCGGTATCGAGCCAATAGGCAATGTCGGTATAGCGCGTGACGGTGCCGTCCTCGAGCCGGACCTGCCGGTCGTAGAGGGGAATGTTGTCGCGCGATTCCGCCAGCCCACCATCATACAGCGGTTCGACCCAGGCGGGCGGCTCGATATAACGCACATCCTCACCCGCCAATACGGGAGCGGCGAGGACAAAAAGCGGCACGGCAGCAAGTGAACGGTACGACAAGTCTTTGGAACTCCCCCCAATTCCTGCGCATCTATGGGATAAGTGCGGACCTGCCAAGATTTCGCCGCGCGAAAGCCGTGGTTTTGTGCCGCGCATGACGCGGGCACCACAGCGCCGACCGGCTCGCGCGAACCTTGCTATTCGGCTGCGCTCCGCCTAGCGGCAGCGCCACGTTTCAGCCCCTATCGCATCCGGAGCTCACCATGGTCCCCCGCTACGCCCGTCCCGAAATGACCGCTTTGTGGGAGGCCGAAGCGAAGTATCGCATCTGGTTCGAAATCGAAGCGCATGCGACCGAAAAGCTCGGCGAACTGGGCGTGGTCCCGCCGAGCGCGGCCAAGGCGCTGTGGGACTGGTGGGCAACCGATCCCAAGATCGACGTCGAGGCGATCGACGCGATCGAGGCGGTCACCAAGCACGATGTCATCGCCTTCCTCACCTGGGTAGCCGAAAACGTCGGCGACGAGGCGCGCTTCATGCACCAGGGCATGACCAGCAGCGACGTGCTCGACACCACGCTGGCGGTCCAGCTGGCACGTTCCGCCGATATCCTGCTGGCCGATCTGGACGCGCTGCTGGAAGCGATCAAGCGCCGCGCCGAGGAACACAAATACACGCCGACCATCGGGCGCAGCCATGGCATCCATGCCGAACCGGTGACCTTCGGTCTCAAGCTGGCGCAAGCCTATGCCGAGTTCGACCGCTGCAAGACGCGGCTGGTGGCGGCGCGCGCGGAAATCGCCACCTGCGCCATTTCGGGCGCAGTCGGCACCTTCGCCAATATCGATCCGCAGGTCGAAGAGCATGTCGCGGACAAGCTCGGCCTGACCGTGGAGCCGGTTTCGACGCAGGTCATCCCGCGTGACCGGCACGCCATGTTCTTCTCGACGCTGGCGGTTATCGCCGGTTCGATCGAACGGCTCGCGGTCGAGGTTCGCCACCTCCAGCGCACCGAAGTGCTCGAAGCCGAAGAGTATTTCTCGCCCGGCCAGAAGGGATCGAGCGCGATGCCGCACAAGCGCAACCCGATCCTGACCGAAAACCTTACCGGGCAGGCCCGGATGATCCGCGCCTACGCCCTGCCCGCGCTCGAAAACGTGGCGCTGTGGCACGAGCGCGATATCTCGCATTCCTCGGTCGAACGCTTCATCGGGCCCGATTCCTGCATCACGCTAGATTTCGCGCTCGCCCGGCTGACCGGCGTAGTCGACAAGCTGCTGGTCTATCCCGAGCGGATGCAGGCGAATATGGACCGCATGGGCGGGTTGATCCATTCGCAGCGCGTGCTGCTGGCGCTGACTCAGAACGGGGTCAGCCGCGAGGATGCCTACCGCCTCGTCCAGCGTAACGCGATGAAGGTGTGGGAATCGGACGGCCAGCTGACGCTGCTCGACCTGCTCAAGCGCGACGAGGATGTGACCGCCGCGCTCGGCGTCGAACAGCTCGAAGAGAAATTCGACCTCGAATACCACTTCAAGCACGTCGACACGATCTTCGCGCGGGTCTTCGGCTAGACGCGGGACGGGTCCCGGCCTAGCATCGACCGACAAGACACAAGAGGGGCTTCACTTCATGCAAATCGTGCGCACCATCGGTTGGGTCCTGCTGCTGTTTTCGCTGCTGGCCTTCAGCTTTTTCAATTGGAAGCCGGTCGAAGTGCAGATCTGGTCGAACCTCGTGCTCGAGACCAAGCTGCCCGCGCTGGTGATCATTTCCTTCCTGCTCGGCTTGGTGCCGATGTGGCTGGTTCACCGCGCCAGCAAATGGCGCGCGCAGCGCCGCATCAATGCGCTGGAGGCGGCGACCACTCGCCTGACAACCCCGGCAGCGGCACCCGCGCCAGCGCCGGCGCAAATGCCCACCGCCGAGACACCCGCGAGCGACCTGCCGCCCGAACCGGTCAACCCGGTCGACCCCGAGCCGTCAAAACCCGCATGACCAATCCGATCTATCTTGCACTCGACGTTCCGCACCTGCGCGACGGCCTCGATCTGGCCAAGAAGGTCAAGGGCCATGTCGGCGGAATCAAGCTGGGGCTCGAATTCTTCTGCGCACACGGCGCGCACGGTGTGCATATGATCGGCCAGCTCGGCCTGCCGATCTTCCTCGACCTCAAGCTCTACGACATCCCCAACACCGTCGCCGGCGCGATGCAGGCGATCCACGTGCTCGAACCCAGCATCGTCACGGTGCATGCCAGCGGCGGGCGCGCCATGCTGGAAGATGCCAAGGCGGCCGCAGGAGAGAATACCAGGGTCGTCGGCGTCACCATGCTCACCAGCATGGACGATCGCGACCTTGCGCGCACGGGCATCGCGGGCAGCGCGCACGATCATGTGAAGCGCCTCGCCGAACTGTCGCATGAAGCGGGTCTCGACGGGATCGTCTGCTCGGGTCAGGAAATGAAGGCGGTTCACGACCAGTGGAAGGACGGCTTCTTCGTCGTTCCCGGCCTGCGCCCCGCAGGCAGCGCGGTAGGTGACCAGAAACGCGTCGTCACCCCGCGCCAGGCCCGCGACGATGGAGCTAGCGTCCTCGTGATCGGCCGCCCGATCAGCCGCGCCGACGATCCAGCGCAGGCCGCGCGCGATATCGAAGCGACGCTGTAGGACATCCGATGTCGGTTCAGATCAAGATATGCGGGCTCTCGACGCCCGAAACCGTGGACGCCGCGATCGAAGCGGGCGCGACGCATATTGGGCTCGTGCATTTCGAACCCTCACCGCGCCATGTCGCGCTCGACCAAGCCCGGGAACTGCGTGAGCGAGCCCGCGGCAAAGCCAAGGCGGTGCTGCTGCTGGTCAATGCCGATCCCGAGCTGACCGGGCGCGCTCTCAATGCGATCCAACCCGACATCATCCAGTTCCACGGCAGCGAGACGCCCGAATGGATCGGCGGCATCCGCCGCAGCCTGCCCTATGAAGTGTGGAAGGCGGTCGGGCTGAAAGACGCGGGCACGCTGACCCGCAGCGAAAAATATATCGGCAAGGTCGATCGCCTGCTGTTCGATGCCCCCGCCAAGAAGCTGCCCGGTGGCAATGGCACTGTCTTCGACTGGTCGCTGCTCGCCGGGCACGATCACAAGATCGACTGGGCGCTGGCGGGCGGCCTCACGGCGGACAACGTCGCTGAGGCGATCCGTGCGACCCAGGCACCGCTGGTCGACACCTCGAGCGGGGTGGAAAGCGCGCCCGGGGTCAAGGATCCGCAGCGTATCGCCGACTTCTGCCGCGCCGCGCGGAGCGCCTGACCCACCGCTTGAATAGGTGCGGTCCGGAGTCCTGATGCTCTGCAAAATAGCAAAGCTGTCTCGACTTCGGCTTCCAGCGACGGCAAGGGGAAGGCGATGACCGAAACCACCCCCAACTCCTACCGCACCCAGCCCGACGAGCGCGGGCATTTCGGCGATTACGGCGGGCGCTATGTCGCCGAAACGCTGATGCCGCTGGTGCTCGATCTCGAGCGCGAATATCGCGCAGCGCAAGCCGATCCCGAGTTCCAGCGCGAGTTCGACGATTTGCTCGAACATTATGTCGGCCGCCCCAGCCCGCTCTATTTCGCCGAGCGGCTGACCGAGGCGGTCGGGGGGGCGCAGATCTGGTTCAAGCGCGATGAACTCAATCACACCGGCGCGCACAAGATCAACAATTGCATCGGGCAGATCCTGCTGGCGATCCGCATGGGCAAGACGCGCATCATTGCCGAAACCGGCGCGGGCCAGCACGGCGTGGCCACCGCCACCGTCTGCGCGCGCTTCGGCCTGCCCTGCGTGGTCTACATGGGCGCGGAAGACGTCCGGCGGCAGTCGCCCAATGTCTTCCGCATGAAGCTACTCGGCGCCGAAGTGGTGCCCGTGACCAGCGGGCGCGGCACGCTCAAGGACGCGATGAACGAAGGGCTGCGCGACTGGGTCGCGAACGTCCACGACACATTCTACATCATCGGCACCGCCGCGGGGCCGCATCCCTACCCCGAGCTTGTCCGCGACTTCCAGAGCGTGATTGGCAAGGAAGCGCGGCAGCAGATGCAGGACCGCATCGGTCGCCTGCCCGACCTGCTGGTCGCAGCGATCGGCGGCGGCTCCAACGCGCTCGGCCTGTTCCACCCCTTCCTCGACGACGCGGACGTGAAGATGCTCGGCGTGGAAGCGGCCGGTTATGGCCTCGATGGCGACCAACATGCTGCCAGCCTGCTCGGCGGCTTCCCCGGCGTACTCCACGGCAACAAGACCTATCTGCTGCAGGACGAGGACGGCCAGATCACCGAGGGTCACTCGATCAGCGCGGGTCTCGACTATCCGGGCATCGGCCCCGAACACGCGTGGCTCAAGGACATGGAGCGGGTCGAATATACCGCCGTCACGGATGAGGAAGCGCTGGAAGCCTTCCAGCTCCTGTGCCGCACCGAGGGCATCATCCCCGCGCTGGAGCCGAGCCACGCGATTGCCGCGGTGACGAAGGTCGCGAAAGACATGCCCAAGGACAGCGTGATCCTCGCCAATCTGTGCGGACGCGGCGACAAGGACATCTTTACGGTGGCCGAGAAGCTCGGGGTGGAGATTTGACGACGCACTGTTGCGACATGATGCGGGAGAATGTCGAAAAAACGTGTTCAGAGCATCCAGATCGCTCGGAGTGCCCCGATTGTCTTATCGAATTCAATCCTGAATTCGAACGATACGGTATCCTGATTCATGACGGCGGCTCGTCGATGATTGCGATCAATTTCTGTCCCTGGCGTGGGACTGATCTCAGAATTGGACAATGACAAGCGTAGCATCTTTCGTCACCCCGGACTTGATCCGGGGTCCAGCTACTTCCACCGCGGCGCTCAAGGCAGCGGGACCCCGGCTCGGGGGCCGGGGTGACGAAAAGTGGATTGGCGCTGTCCTACACGGCCATGTCCGTGCCATGGGAAACGCATGAACTTTCGCCATTTCCTCCCTCCCGCCGCACCCACAGCAGTCCGCTTGCCCCCTCCAGCTTTTTCCTCCTTGGACAGTGTAACACCCGGTCCATGTCTCAGACTTCTGCCGAGCTAGATGAACGAACCTGACCTTATGAGCACCTCTACCCGCCTCTCGAATGCCTTTGCCAAGCCACACCCGGCGCTCGTCTGTTTCCTTACCGCAGGCGACGGCGATACCGCAGCCAATCTCGACGCGCTGGTCGCGGGCGGCGCCGATGTGATCGAGCTGGGGATGCCCTTCACCGATCCGATGGCCGATGGTCCCGCGATCCAGCAGGCCAATATCCGCTCGCTCGGCAAAGGCACGACGACCGCCGATGTGCTGCGCATCGCGACCGCGTTCCGCGAACGTCATCCCGAGGTGCCGCTGGTGCTGATGGGCTATGCCAATCCGATGATCCGCCGCGGGCCCGAATGGTTCGCGCAAGCCGCGAAGGATGCGGGCGTCGACGGCGTGATCTGTGTCGACATCCCGCCCGAGGAAGACGACGCGCTCGGCCCCCAACTGCGCGCTGCGGGAATCGCCCCGATCCGGCTCGCCACGCCGACCACCGACGACCAGCGCCTGCCCGCGGTCGTCGATGGCAGCGAAGGCTTCCTCTACTACGTCGCGGTCGCGGGTATCACCGGCATGCAGCAGGCGGCGATCGAATCGATCGAAGCCAATGTCAGCCGAATCAAGGCGGCGACCGACATTCCGGTCGCGGTCGGCTTCGGTGTGCGCACGCCGCAGCAGGCCGCCGAGATCGCACGCGTGGCCGATGGCGTAGTGGTGGGTTCGGCGCTGGTCGAACTGGTCGCCGAGCATGATACGGACGCGCCTGCCAAGCTACGCGCTTTGGCTTCATCGCTTGCCGAAGCGGTGCGATCAGCCCGCTAGTTCGTCGCCCCTGCGCAGGCAGGGCCCAGATAACGCATGCGGTGTGCCCGACGATCGCTCAGCTGGATCCCTGCCTGCGCAGGGATGACGCTCTCTGCCAATCCGCTGCCTATTTGAGCTTTGTGACAACCCGACTATAGGCCCATCGCATGAACTGGTTCACGCGCGTCCGCAATTCGATCACCTCGCTGTCCAAGCGCAGCACCGAGAAAGACCTGTGGGTCAAGTGCCCCAGTTGTCAGCAGATGGTGTTCGCGCAGGAATATGAAGAGAACTCCTATGTCTGCCCGCGCTGCGACCACCACGGCCGCATTGGTGCCGACGAGCGCCTGCGCCAGCTGCTCGACGAAGGGTTCGACGTCCTCCCCATCCCCGATGTGAAGGAAGACCCGCTCAAGTTCCGCGATACCGCGAAATATACCGATCGTCTCAAGAAGGCGCGCGCCAAGAGCCCGCACAAGGATGCCTTCCTCGTCGGTTCGGGTGCGATCGAGGGCAAGCCCGCGGTCGTCGGCGTACAGGATTTCGGCTTCATGGGCGGGTCGATGGGCATGGCGGTGGGCACTGCCTTCTGCCAGGGCGCCGAGCGTGCGCTGTCGCGGCATTGCCCCTATATCGTGGTCACCGCGGCGGGCGGTGCGCGGATGCAGGAAGGCATTCTCAGCCTGATGCAGATGCCCAAGGCAACCGTGATGACGCGCCGCCTGAAGGAAGCCGGGCTGCCCTATATCGTGGTGCTGACCGATCCGACGACCGGCGGCGTTACCGCCAGCTACGCCATGCTGGGCGACGTGCATATCGCAGAACCCGGCGCACTGATCGGTTTCGCGGGCCAGCGGGTGATCCAGGATACCATCCGTGAACAACTGCCCGATGGCTTCCAGCGCGCCGAATATCTGCACAAGCACGGCATGGTCGACATGGTGGTGCACCGTCACGATCTGACCGATACGCTGGCGACGTTGCTCGATTACCTGGCGCCCGCCGAGGCAGCCTGACGCGCAGCATGCGGGATTTCGCCCGCTCCGACAACCCTGCTGTGCAGCGCCAGTTCGACCGGCTGGGCCGCCTGTCCGTTCCCGATGGCCGGCTCGGCCTCGAGACGATCCGCGCGCTGCTCGACCGGCTCGGCAATCCGCACTTGCGGCTCCCCCCGGTGTTCCATGTCGCCGGGACCAATGGGAAAGGGTCGACCTGCGCCTTCCTGCGCGCGATGCTGGAGGCGCAGGGGTACCGCGTCCATGTCACCACCAGCCCGCATCTGGTGCGCTATAACGAACGCATCCGGCTGGCTGGAACCCTGATCGAGGACGCGCGGCTGGCGGAATTGCTGGGCGAAATTCTCGATAAGGGCGAGGATCTGAGCCCCAGCTTCTTCGAAGTGACCATCGCCGCCGCGTTCACCGAATTCGCGCGCGTGCCTGCGGATGCCTGCGTGGTCGAAGTGGGGCTCGGTGGGCGGTTCGATGCCACGAATGTGCTGGAGCCGGGCGTGCTTGCCGCCTGCGGTATCGCCGCGCTCGGGATCGATCACGAGCGCTTCCTGCTGATGCCCGAAACCGGTGCCCCGGCAGAGCCGCTCGCGCGGATTGCCTTCGAGAAAGCGGGTATCGCCAAGCCGGGTATTCCGCTGGTGTGCGTGTCGTATCCGGGCGATGCGCGCGACGAGGTTGTAGCCGCCGCTGCGCGCGTTGGAACGCCGCTCGCGATGCGTGGCGCGGAATGGGATACCGAGGTCGCCGGGGAGCTACGGTACCGAGACGAACGCGGTGAACTGGCCCTGCCGCTCCCGGCGCTGCCGGGTGCGCACCAAGCGCAGAATGCCGCGCTGGCAGTGGCCATGCTTCGCCATCAGGACAAGCTCCCTGTCTCGCCCGCTGCGATGGCGCAAGGCCTGGCGCAGGCGCGCTGGCCCGCGCGGCTACAGCGGCTTGCAGACGGCCCTCTGGTCGGAGCTCGCGAAGTCTGGCTCGATGGGGGACACAATCCCGACGCCGGCAGGATGCTTGGCCAGCATTTCGCCGGACAACAGCTGCACCTGATCATCGGCATGCTCGACGCCAAGGATCCCGAGGCGCTGACCGGACCACTCGCGTCCAGTATCGCAAGCGTTGCGGTAGTCCCCGTCCCCGGCCACGATTGGCACAGGGGTACGGCATTCGGTCCCCAAGCGGTAAGCCAGCCGGACGTCGCGACCGCGCTTGCCGACCTGCCCGAAGACGGCCTGCCCGTGCTGATCGCAGGCTCGCTCTATCTCGCGGGTGAAGTCCTGCGGCTCAACGCGGAACTGCCCGACTAGGCGGGCGTCATTCGGCTGGTACGGCCTCGCCCGCTTCGGGCGCCACGATCCCCGCCGATCCCTTCCCGCGGCTTTCGCGGTACCATTCGACGCACACCAGCACCGCTGCGCCAAGCCCGATCCAGGTGGTGAGGATAAAGACGTCGTAATAACCCTGGTTCTCGATCATCTCGCCCAGCGCTCCGCGACCCAACGTTCCGACCAGCAGGGTGAGCGAGGAGAGCAGCGCATATTGCACCGCGCTGAACTTCTTCGACACGATTGATGATAGCCACGCGATGTAAGCCGCGCCGGCGATCCCGATCGCCAGGTTTTCGAACCCGATGGTGATGGTCAGCTTGGCAAGGTCGGCGTCGCCGATCCCGGGCACCTGTTCGATCAGATAGGTGAAGCCAACCGCATCGCTGAAGGCCTGCATATTGGCGCCGCCTAGCGCCATGTCGGCATAAAGCAGATTGGTCAGCGCAGCGAGCAGCCCGCCGATCAGCAGCGTGGCCATGCGTCCGATGGTGGTAAGCATCAGCCCGCCCAGTGCCAGCCCCGCGATGATCGCCCCGATGCCGAAGAACTTGGACGCAAACGCCACGTCGTCATTGGTGTATTCGAGCTCGCCGAGATAGAACGGATAGGCAAACGTCCCCCAGATCGCGTCGCAGATGCGATAGGTGAGCACCACCGCGAAGATCAGCACCAGCGACCAGCCCATCCGCCCGACCAGTTCCACCAGTGGCAGCACCAGCGCGCGATAGAGGTGATCGAGGGCATAGGATCCCCCGCTCGCCGGCGGCGCGTCATGCGTCAGCAGGTGCCTGCCGGTCTTCTTCTGCCCCGAAAGCCACCCTGCAATGAGCGAAGGAAGGATGATCGTCGCGACAATGATCCACGGCCCCCAGGTGACGGTGAACTCGGTCGGATTGGGACGATCTGCGGGCGCATAGGTCATCGACATGATCATGAAGGCCAGCACCGCGCCAATCGCGGCGGCCCACAACAGACCGACCGCTGCCAATGCCCGGTTGCGGATTGCCGGAGCAAGCTCGCCCGCCTTGCGCAGCGCGCGAACCTGTTCGTCACCCTCTGTCAGTTCGGCCGCACCCTCGGCATTGGGCGCGAGCAGACCGACGGCACCCACTCCCAGCAATATCCCGCCCATCATCATATATGTTTCGGGCCAGCCAATCCGCGCGGCGATGATCAGCCCGAGCGCGCCGCCCACCAGTGACGATAGCCGGTAGCCCATCTGGTAAACGGTCGAGAGGATGTCGATCGTCGCCACCTCGTCCGCCACGTCGATACGCCAGGCGTTGATCGCGATGTCCTGCGTGGCGCTGGCGAAAGCGCCGATCCCGGCCAGCAGCGAGAACATGCCCAGCTGCGTGCGCGGTTCGAGCAGGCTCATGGTGATCAGGATTGCCCCGAGCAGCAATTGCATCGGGACGATCCACTGCTTGCGCTTGCCGAGGCGGCGCAGCAACGGAATGTCGACCTTGTCGATCAACGGCGACCACAGGAACTGGAAGGCATAGGCCAGCCCGATGAGCGAGAAGATGCCCATCGTCTCAAGGTCGACCTCGGCCTCGGTCAGCCAGGCGAACAAGGTGCCGAGGAACAGCGCAAAGGGAAGCCCGCTGGCGAAACCGAACAGCAGCATGAAACCGGTCTTGCGATTGCCCAGGGCCAGGCCCAGCGCGCGCCAGGCGGAGATCTTTTTTGTTTCTTCGGCGACCGCGGCCATTCCCTAGCGTCCTTCCTATTCGACGAATTTTTTGCGACACTAGCGACGAGTGAGAGCGAGGAACAGGCGTCATGAACGATGTCGACACCAAACATTTCGAGCGCCGTCCCACCGATGGCATGCTGGCCCTGGCCAAGGATATCGCCACGGGGTGCAAACGCGATGCGTCGGAGGCAACCACCGTCCCCGCGAGCGTCTATATCGACCCCGATTACTGGGCGCGCGAGAAGGCCGCGATCTACGACCGCCTGCCGCAGATCCTGTGCCCTTCCGCGCTGCTACCCGATCCGGGCATGGCGGTGCCTCATGATGCCACCGGGCGCCCGTTGCTGATCACGCGCGATGCCGCGGGCGAAGCGCATGTCTTCCTCAACGTCTGCCGCCACCGCGGCACGCGGCTGGTCGAAGGCAGCGATGTCCAGTGTACCAAGAAGCTCGTCTGTCCCTATCACGCCTGGACTTATGCGGTTGATGGGAGGCTGCTAGCCCTGCCTCGGCCCGATACCTTTCCCGGTTTGGACAAGGGCGATTACGGCCTCGTCGAATTGCCGAGCAGGGAGACCGGCGGCCTGATCTGGTTCTGCCCGCAGGAAGAAACCGCCGACTTCACCGTGGCCGAGACCATCGGCGAAGATTTCGATGCGCTGGGCATGGGCGAACAGGTGCTGTTCCGCCGCAAGACGCATGAAGTCGCGGGAAACTGGAAGCTCATTATGGATGCCTTCCTCGAAAGCTATCATGTCACCCGCCTGCACGCGAAGACCATCGGACCTTTCTTCAAGGACGGCGCGACCAGCGGCGACATGATCGGCCCGCATGCGCGCAGCGCGGTCGGGCGGCTGGAGGAAATGGCCGATGTCGATCTCGAAGACATGGCCGCGCTGCGCCGCGTCGTGACCTATGCCTATCAGCTGTTGCCCGGCGCGCTGATCATCCCCAGCCCCGACTACATCAATGTCATGGTGATGATGCCGCAGGCGCATGACCGCACGCTGGTCGAGGATTTCATGTTGATCCCCGAACACCCTTCGACCGACAAGGCACGCGATCACTGGGAACGCAGCTGGGCGCTGCTCGATGGCGGGGTCTTCGCGGGCGAGGATTTCCGCGCTGCCGAGCTTGGCCAGCAAGGCCTGGCGACGGGCGCGGTACCGCAGCTGACGCTGGGCACGATGGAAGGCGGCATCCGGCGCTATCACGAGACCGTCGAGGAGGCTCTGCGGGCCGCGACCTAGCCGCCCGACAGCTAGCGCTTCCGCTGCATTGCACTTGTGTGTATTGGCGCGGCCATGGCCGACAATCGACTACCCGAAGAAGGCGACCGGATCGCCAAACTGCTAGCCCGTGCGGGCATCGCCAGTCGCCGCGAGATCGAACGGATGATCGCCGACGGGCGCATCGCGATCGCGGGCAAGGTGCTGGACACACCCGCGGTCAAGCTGGCGAATCTCAACGGCGTTACCGTCGATGGCAAGCCCGTGGGGCAGGCC contains:
- a CDS encoding aromatic ring-hydroxylating oxygenase subunit alpha, which gives rise to MNDVDTKHFERRPTDGMLALAKDIATGCKRDASEATTVPASVYIDPDYWAREKAAIYDRLPQILCPSALLPDPGMAVPHDATGRPLLITRDAAGEAHVFLNVCRHRGTRLVEGSDVQCTKKLVCPYHAWTYAVDGRLLALPRPDTFPGLDKGDYGLVELPSRETGGLIWFCPQEETADFTVAETIGEDFDALGMGEQVLFRRKTHEVAGNWKLIMDAFLESYHVTRLHAKTIGPFFKDGATSGDMIGPHARSAVGRLEEMADVDLEDMAALRRVVTYAYQLLPGALIIPSPDYINVMVMMPQAHDRTLVEDFMLIPEHPSTDKARDHWERSWALLDGGVFAGEDFRAAELGQQGLATGAVPQLTLGTMEGGIRRYHETVEEALRAAT